In Cryptomeria japonica chromosome 1, Sugi_1.0, whole genome shotgun sequence, the sequence TCTCCGTCTCCAACAAACGGGAAATTCAATGTTTTCTGGGACAAGAAAAATCTACGCCCCAAGGACGTTCTAGCCATCAAGTCGAAGTATAAAAACGTCAAGGTCGCGGTCAGCTTGGGTGGCGACGTCGTAGGAAAGGTTAACACTTTTGTGCAGTTCCAGCCATGGAGCATATCTTCGTGGGTTCAAAACGCTGTGTCCACTCTGTCAGAAATAATTAAAGAGTACCATCTCGACGGAGTCGACATCGACTATGAGCATTTCGACTTTACCGACACCGATACTTTTGCGGAGTGTATTGGTCAATTAATTGTACAACTGAAgcagaaaaatctcatctccatgGCGTCCATTGCTCCATACGAGAATAGTACAGTGCAGCCTCGTTACCTGGCGCTCTGGAATAAATATGGTCGCTTCATTGACCATGTAAACTTCCAGTTCTACGCTTACCCTCGTAGCACCACAGTCGAGAAATTTCTTATATACTTCGATATTCAAGCCTCCAATTACAATGGTGGGAAAATACTTCCCAGTTTCGGTACAGACTCATCTTCCGGTGGGCTCAAGCCAGATAATGGATTCTTCGAGGCATGTGAGCAGCTGAAGGAGGAACAAAAACTTGAAGGCATCTTTATCTGGTCTGCTGACGATTCAAAGAAGTATGGCTTCCAATATGAAAAACAATCTCAAGTGCTCTTGGCCTCGAGCTAGGGTGGATAACTCATTGTTTAATGTAATGGGATTGCGTTTTCATAATAATTGCTAACTTCAAACATCCTTTGAAGTAAGGAATGACTGTATTCCATTGCAAGACTTGAAAGCTAGGAACATTTGTTTGTTATATTACAGTTGAATTTCGAAACTCTATTCTTTCTAAGGAGGGAAAGGTCTAGAATATGCATACATTTATACCATGAATATGATTCAATGTGATAAATTAGGATTACAATCAGAAGTCATAGTTACATACTATTATGATATTTATCTTCATACGTAAATTGGTAATTTCTTTTAAGGATTCTTTAAGTAAACTAATGTGAATAGGATCTAATAAGGAAATCAATTCGTCTGTTAATTGTAGTTTAGAGATGATAAGAAAGCATGCAAAAGTACAATTATAGGTCCATTATCAGGCTATGTTGGATACACATTGTATAGacaaatctctcacaaacagacaAAGAGGCAAATGGGCAGGAACAAGGCATGAGAAAGATAAAACTCGATGTGAAGTAAAAAATGCCTTATAAGAcgaaaataaaagaagaaaaagaagagagaccATGCATGCCGTCTCAAAATAGAACCTTATGTATTGATGATGGATGCTTCTCAAAGGATGCTAAAGGTGATCTAAATACATCCATTAGTATTTATCCCAAGTGgaagaaacaaaagacaaaatgttttgtacaaattatttctattttcagaaataaagaaaaaaggatgagtttttttaactcttttgaagaatttccaggttgatgatgaaaggtGCCACAATAATATTAAGAGTTTTAGACCTTATTATTATAGACGCTAATTCAAAAACTACTGGAAATTGCTGTATAACATGATCGAAAGAGAGCTCCAAATGTTGTTTAAATATAGCGCTACAAACTATTAAATTCAAGAATCACCTTTTAATTCTTTAAATTTATACTTCCATATAAAACTTATGTTTTAAAAAATTAAGTATTAACTTTTGTTGTGTACATGGTGTATTAGATGGTAAGCTATTTTATAGCTATATCAGTAGTGGTGGATGTGGTGATTTCTGATTTTTGCAATGTTACACTCTCACGATTATGTGTATCATATAGATTATGTATAGTCTGTGTAGTAGGTATGACCTAAAaaactaaaatttatattttaataaaaaaaatttagattAATTATTTACCTAATAGTTAAAGCAATACATTTAAGAATCTACTTACATTATCTTGTGTATGAACTATATTTTATGACTTGAAAAAATTATACTTAGTTTTTGAAATCAATCAGTATTTACaatttatatctctcaaaaataCTAATAGGAAGTAATCCTACAAACTCATATACTATGTAAGAGTTGGTAAAGAATATTCTATATTATAGGTATTTTTTATTGACATCTTAGTGACACACATAACATCCTATTTGACACCATGTCATCGCCACATTACTAATTAATTAATCATGTTGCACTATttcataaattattttaattacctttgtaataaaaaaaatatctatacttactaaataaaataattatttagtcaattatttcactta encodes:
- the LOC131034161 gene encoding chitinase 2-like, with the protein product MEMQIKLFIAVFLLFLPHSLCSNVKLLREYIGAENVSVKFSDLPINPDVEIHFILSFAIDYTKSAHSPSPTNGKFNVFWDKKNLRPKDVLAIKSKYKNVKVAVSLGGDVVGKVNTFVQFQPWSISSWVQNAVSTLSEIIKEYHLDGVDIDYEHFDFTDTDTFAECIGQLIVQLKQKNLISMASIAPYENSTVQPRYLALWNKYGRFIDHVNFQFYAYPRSTTVEKFLIYFDIQASNYNGGKILPSFGTDSSSGGLKPDNGFFEACEQLKEEQKLEGIFIWSADDSKKYGFQYEKQSQVLLASS